A single window of Candidatus Spechtbacteria bacterium DNA harbors:
- a CDS encoding DEAD/DEAH box helicase, which yields MSNNQTQQNTTNISGSASGFSGMDIAVPLFEKLVKLNYTSPTPIQLQAMPIALTGKDVVGIAQTGTGKTLAFGVPMIQRLSENKGQGVVLLPTRELALQVDETFRKIGASLGLRTALLIGGMGMRPQTTSLAANPHVIIATPGRLNDHLQQGYLKLNNVNIVVLDEADRMLDMGFAPQIEKILRVIPRDRQTMLFSATMPQGIMSIATKYMQMPIRVEVAPSGTTAERVTQEVFIIHKDGKNALIAKLLEQQRGTALIFTRTKYIAKRLTQTIQAMRHTAAEIHSNRSLSQRREALDGFKKGKYRVLVATDIASRGIDVAGISLVINYDIPVNPEDYIHRIGRTARAGAEGHAITLATPEQRGDLRDIERLMRKTLPVSELPEISFQRRPVEAKPTNYASNNREHRLVRSREHFNNRKRSYRR from the coding sequence ATGTCTAACAATCAAACACAACAAAATACAACAAATATCTCGGGAAGTGCCTCGGGCTTTTCGGGCATGGATATTGCCGTCCCTCTTTTTGAGAAACTTGTAAAATTAAACTATACAAGCCCAACTCCAATTCAATTACAGGCAATGCCTATTGCCCTCACCGGCAAAGACGTTGTCGGAATCGCGCAAACAGGCACTGGAAAAACCCTCGCCTTCGGCGTGCCGATGATTCAGCGCTTGTCAGAAAACAAGGGTCAGGGGGTTGTTTTGCTTCCAACGCGCGAACTAGCGCTTCAGGTAGACGAAACATTTCGCAAAATAGGCGCGAGTCTTGGCTTGCGAACAGCTCTGCTTATCGGAGGAATGGGAATGAGGCCGCAAACAACGTCGCTTGCGGCAAACCCGCACGTGATTATTGCAACTCCAGGCCGCTTGAACGATCATCTTCAGCAAGGTTATCTTAAACTAAACAATGTAAACATCGTTGTCTTGGACGAGGCAGATAGAATGCTGGACATGGGTTTTGCGCCGCAGATTGAAAAGATTTTGCGCGTTATTCCTCGCGACCGCCAAACGATGCTGTTTTCCGCAACCATGCCGCAAGGAATTATGAGCATTGCTACAAAATATATGCAGATGCCAATTCGCGTTGAAGTGGCACCATCAGGCACCACGGCGGAACGCGTTACCCAAGAAGTGTTTATTATTCACAAAGACGGAAAAAACGCGCTTATTGCAAAACTTTTGGAACAACAGCGGGGTACGGCGCTTATCTTCACCAGAACGAAATATATCGCAAAACGGCTTACGCAAACAATTCAGGCGATGAGGCATACAGCCGCCGAGATTCACTCAAATCGTTCGCTATCACAGCGACGCGAAGCTCTCGATGGGTTTAAAAAAGGCAAATACCGCGTGCTTGTGGCAACTGATATTGCTTCCCGCGGTATTGATGTTGCAGGAATCTCGCTTGTAATAAATTATGATATTCCGGTAAATCCAGAAGATTACATTCACCGTATTGGCCGCACGGCACGCGCTGGCGCGGAGGGGCACGCAATTACACTTGCAACTCCAGAGCAGAGAGGAGATCTTCGCGACATTGAACGCTTAATGAGAAAAACTTTACCAGTATCAGAGCTTCCAGAAATTTCATTTCAACGAAGGCCAGTGGAAGCAAAACCAACTAATTATGCGAGCAATAATCGCGAACATAGATTAGTTCGCTCTCGCGAGCATTTCAATAACAGGAAAAGAAGTTATAGAAGATAA
- the obgE gene encoding GTPase ObgE codes for MLIDDVTIKVGAGNGGRGAVAFNKNLMSLGPVGGNGGDGGSIYLEGVSDLSALDQFRYKKDIKAENGVAGQGQFTNGRDASDIILKVPVGTVVHNLETGEDIEILKIGQKICIAKGGKGGRGNFHFRSSTNISPTQFQKGLPGDALNARLELKLIADVGLIGLPNAGKSSLLNEFTKANSKVANYPFTTLEPSLGVYYDLILADIPGLIEGASGGKGLGIKFLRHIERTKILFHLISAESENPVEDYNVIKNELKTYNEELIQKLEYIFLSKSDLIPEKDAKKKVAALKKINKNVFAISIHDWDSMEKVKKILNLIQRGKLL; via the coding sequence ATGCTCATCGACGACGTAACAATTAAAGTTGGTGCAGGAAATGGCGGCAGAGGTGCCGTGGCTTTTAATAAAAATTTGATGAGTCTGGGGCCTGTTGGCGGAAACGGTGGCGATGGCGGTAGTATTTATTTAGAGGGTGTTTCCGACTTAAGCGCGCTTGATCAGTTTAGATACAAAAAGGATATCAAGGCGGAAAACGGCGTAGCAGGACAAGGGCAATTTACTAATGGCCGGGATGCTAGCGATATTATTTTAAAAGTTCCTGTTGGTACGGTAGTGCATAACCTTGAGACTGGTGAAGATATAGAGATATTAAAAATAGGCCAAAAAATTTGCATTGCCAAAGGCGGCAAGGGCGGAAGGGGCAATTTTCATTTTAGGTCTTCAACGAATATCAGCCCGACTCAATTTCAAAAAGGCTTGCCCGGAGATGCTCTTAACGCGCGTTTGGAGCTCAAGCTTATCGCCGATGTCGGTCTAATTGGCCTACCAAACGCGGGCAAGTCCAGCTTGCTTAATGAGTTTACGAAAGCAAACAGCAAGGTTGCCAATTATCCCTTTACAACCTTAGAGCCGAGCTTAGGGGTGTATTACGATTTAATTCTCGCCGATATTCCCGGTCTTATTGAAGGCGCTTCGGGCGGCAAGGGGCTAGGCATAAAATTTTTACGGCACATTGAGCGCACGAAGATTCTTTTTCATTTAATCTCCGCGGAATCGGAAAATCCAGTAGAGGATTATAATGTTATTAAAAACGAGCTTAAAACTTATAACGAGGAGCTGATTCAGAAACTAGAATATATATTTTTAAGTAAAAGTGATTTAATACCAGAAAAAGATGCAAAAAAGAAAGTTGCTGCTCTGAAAAAGATTAACAAAAATGTTTTTGCAATCTCCATTCACGATTGGGATAGTATGGAAAAAGTAAAAAAGATTTTGAATTTAATTCAACGCGGAAAATTATTATGA